The region ACTTTTCGTCTAATTGCTTTCTTTTTGAGGATAATTCTTGAACTTTTTGTTTATCCTTATACCTATTAAACAGAGcctttttgtttactttttcaatttcttttggTTTTCGTTTTTTGAAATTACTTTTGAACGCTCCCTTTCTCCTTTTACTGGTGGATTTCATGTTCTCAGCTCAAATAACTTATTTCTTCAATTTAAATAACCATTTATGTACTAgagtgcttttacaacaagttgaatattcaaaattaaataactaaaacaaataacaGCATGTTCTTGTAGGTACTAGGTAATGAAGATtgaaataaagattaaaaatacattacTCAGTAGTCAGTACCGAAGAGAAATTAACCACTATGTTCAGTCAGTACCTGTCAGTAGTCACGGCCAAACgccaaagaatatattaattatagtcTGTAAAATTTacacttacaaataaaataaaatacctttcGTGATTTATTCATGCTCCTTTGGTTTACTTACATggtttttttgtattaaaaaagtagtgcttttatgttatttaaaaacccAATTTCAATCGTATAATCTAAACGAAAACCAGAAGTTGAGGGTAGACGAAAAATTATCTACGAGGCCGCCGCCGGAGATATCGAAACCGGTCGGAGTTACAACGCCCGCTGCCCCGCCCCTCCGTCAAGCTGCTACCCCGCCCCGCTGTCACCGCCGTCACCGCCACATCATAGCGCTCGCGAAGGGCGTGTCCGCCAAAACTCCACGGCCGCCGCCTCTGCTACGCTACACAAGGGTGGTAAACAAAAGGATAAAAGGCAAGTTACTCTTATTACTAGTAGCCCCAACTCCGAAAGCCTTGCGAGCTTTTTTGACACAGAAGGCGGTTTCAAGAccgttattaaaaagaaaagacaCAGGAAAAATAAACCTAAGAACAAGACACTTACTATATCGCAGGGATCTATAAAAAGAGTTGGGACAGCAGTTTTAGCATCGAGCAATATTAAGGTGGCGCCACGACTGTCATACATCTACGCGTCCAGGTTCGATTCCCAAACCACCGACAATAATATTACTGATTTTCTACTAGAAAACAACGTTGAGCCTGTAAGATTTAAAAAGTTGATTCAATTCAAAAAGTCTGACTTCTCATCGTTCAAAATCACAGTAAATAAGTCGGAAGAAAATACCTTATTGTCAGCTGATATTTGGCCAGTAGGTATAGAGTTCAGGCTATTCCAATTTAGACCTAAACGCTATTACCACTCGATCGTTTGTTCCGCTAATCAGCCCTCTCCACTGATAGGCGTTGAGAATACAGCCGTAAACAAAAATGACTAGTGTAAAAATGATCTCATTCAATTGCCGATCGGTCAAACGTTCCTGCCAGCATATTCGTGATTTATGTAGTGAATATCAGGTTATCGCGATACAGGAGCACTGGCTCCTACCTGATGATCTTGACTTCCTGAACACTATTGATGACAAGTTTGGAGCGTATGGTGTGTCCGCGGTCGATACGACGAGTGGTGTTCTCAAGGGTCGAAAAGGGAGAATGATATTTTCCCTACAGTCAACCATATCGACTGTGGTAACCCACGTGTGGCAGCAGTCCGCTTAGAACTCGCGCGTCGCAGTATCATAGTGGTCTCAGTGTACATGCCCACAGAGGCCGCGGACAACCTACCTATGTTTACCGAATGCTTAGGAGTAATTAGTGCAGTGATCGCGTCACATGATGACGTAGAAAGTGTCATATGTCTCggggattttaatggtgatgtgtcacataaaaatatcttatttggTCGTGAATTAGTTGCCTATTGCGAGGAGGAAGACTGGACTTGTGCGGATGTGAGTACACTAGGTGTTACGTCAGGTACATACACATACCTCAGCGACGCGCATGGCACGACTAGCTGGATCGACCATGTCGTAGTAACGAGTGCTGCCCTGCGCGCGCTCAGGGGCGTGCGTGTACTCAATAATGTATATTCGTCGGATCATTTTCCTTTAGCTGTTGAATTCGATTTTGACGTAATTGTACCAaaaagtgatattttaaataaaatacatgttaataaaattcaatGGGGATATAGGACCTCAGACCAGCAGTGTAATTATACCGAATTATGTGGTCAATATCTagataactataaatataataacttaccGTGTTATGGTACTTGTTGTAACATGCGTGATCACCACCAGTATATAGATTCGTTATATGCTAGCATGATTGAATGTATGACTAGGGCTGCCACTGACACCTACACAGGAGGAACAAAAACCAGGAAAAAGACAGTGGTGGGCTGGAATCGACATGTGAGGGAGTCCCATGCCAGGGCCAGACAGTCATTTCTGATTTGGAATCGGCATGGACGTCCTTCTCATGGAGATATTTATGAAGAAATGGCTAATTCTAGAAAAACAtttaagcaaaaattaaaatggtgCCAATCCAATCAGGACAAAATTAAAATGGACATAATTGCAACCTTTAGACGAAATAATGACTTTGGAAAATTTTGGAAGGAAACGAATAAATTAAAGCCTAACCACCGACACAGGAGTACTACCTGTGTCGGTGGGTGGTTTACACCACCATAAAGATATAGCAAACTTATTTGTAAATACATTCCGTGTAGACTGCCCCTTAATCGGCGCATGCCCTACCGCTAAGTCACACCCCGGTGGCGACGTGGGCGCGGGCGACTCGTGCACGCTACACGTGTCAGTTGACGAGGTGGCGCGGTGCGTGCGTGACATGCAGCATGGCAAGTCCCCGGGCCTCGACCACCTCAGTGTGGAGCATGTGCTGTACGGTGGCCCGAGGCTCTTTGAGATAATGGCTACATTATACAATTCATGTATCGATCATAGCTATCTCCCTGTAAATATGATGAAAACGAATGTAATACCGATCGTTAAAAACAGAGCTGGTGACGTCTCCGACCCTAAAAACTACCGCCCTATTTCTCTcacaacaatattttcaaaaatttttgagagaTTGTTAATATCCCACTTAAATTTCAATATCAAATTACACTGCggtcagtttggttttcgtagCGGTTTATCAACAGACTTTGCCATTTTTGCCTTAAAAAGTACTGTTAACTATTATCTCACTCGGGAAACATCCGTATATGGATGTTTCCTGGATCTGAGCAAAGCATTCGAtactattaattacaatattttgtggAATAAACTGCGAGCTACCAAAGTACCTAGCAGGATAGATATATGGATTTGTTACAGTTTTGGTATACAAACCAAATTAACCAAGTAAAATGGCAAAATGATTTTTCCGATACCTATCGGTTAAATTGCGGCGTTAGGCAGGGTGGTCTGACGTCACCGATTCTATTTAACATCTATGTAAATGAACTGATCGGGGAACTGAGCAGTGCTAGGGCAGGCTGCCAGATTGGAGGCGTCAGCGTTAACAATCTGAGCTACGCTGATGACATGGCTCTGCTCAGTCCCTCGGTCTGCGGCTTGCGTAGCCTTATTGTCATTTGTGAAAAATATGCGGAAAAACATGGATTATTGTATAATGTGTCTAAAACTAAAGttatgatatttaaattcaaaaaaggtCCAGAAAATGTACTGGCTATAAAAATATGTGGCTCCGAACTGCAATGTGTGACTAAGTTTAAATATCTAGGACATGTACTGAGACGATGAAAGATAATGAGGACCTAGAGAGACAGAGACGGTCACTGGCAGCAAAAAGCAATATGCTGGCTAGGCGTTTTGCCCGCTGTTCCCGACAAGTAAAGGTCACCCTGTTCAAAGCCTACTCCCAGGCACTCTACACCTCTCAGCTCTGATACAATTACACCAAAGCCACCTTTGACGCTCTCAGAGTGCAATATAACAATGCGTTTCGGTCTCTACTGGGGTTGCCATGAAGGTGTAGCGCGTCGGGTATGTTTGCGATGCACAGGGTTGACGATTTTTATGCTGTAATGCGTAGGGCTAGAGCGGGATTTCTGAcgagattatataataatcgtaaaaattgtatattgaaaACGGTAAAACATTACCACCGTaatataccaaaatttttttcttatataataatgttatttttaattttctatttgtaattttaatttatactttttaattctaatttatataaattttctttttactaATTAATGTTATCTAATTAAGTAATGTTGTATACCTTTTTTAATGCGAAATTGGCTATGGATGatataatctgtccgaaataaaatatttttatttatttatatattttatgtaccaaagagaatataatcaaAAAATTCTATGGTATGTGAACGTAGTGTATAAATTCTCTCTATTGTTATGTTTATGTACATAGGTCTTAGGTTAGGTACATAATTCATTAGttttgttgaaattttaaataatataattataatattattaatgaaggACACAGAATAGATGAATTTAAATGGTATGTATAAAATTTCTCGAACAGGAACTCATCTTGctaattaatgtattgtaatttctaacaaactattttttaggaaattcgaaaatattgaaaaatgccAATTGCACATGAGTGTATGAATAATAGGGGTTTGTCAAAATGCTGTAAATCTCGGTTATACGTAGATATTCTTTTGACTGTTCTAATAGTGTGAGATAGGCAAAATGGAAAATCCTATTAGGTCATACAGTGTCATCCAAAAGGCGATGTTTGATGATGAAGGCGTTGCCACTAATTCTTCTTCAGAACAGGTATTAACTCTTCCTTTATGAAAACTCTGAATTTCCGTTCCTTGAAAGAATCCCAATTTTTTCATATCTTGATTAAAgattattatgtatatgtttGAAGTAGTTATGTTGTtgtagtttgtttattttattttcaattttttctaCAATTATTTTCAGGCTGAAGTTGAGactataataaaaaagatttatagACACTTTGACTGTCTTGTGTATCAAGACCCAAACCTaccaaaactcaataaaaaggtCCACAGCAAAATTTTAAAGAGTTGGTTGAAGCAATTACCTGTAAATTACTCATGCTTGGATGCTAGCAGGCCCTGGCTTGTATATTGGATACTCCATGCTTTATGGCTGTTGAATGATATGCCTGATTCAGAAATATTATCAAGTATTGTAAACTTTCTTGCCCACTGTCAAAACAAAGATGGTGGCTATGGTGGAGGACCTACACAATATTCTCATTTAGGCACAACTTATGCAGCAGTTAATGCGCTATGCATCATTGGAACCAAAGAGGCATATGATTCAATAAATAGGTCTACCTTGCAGAAGTTTTTATTATCTGTAAAAGAAAGTGATGGTTCATTTTCACTGCATAAGGGAGGTGAGCAGGACATTAGGGGAGCATATTGTGCTATTAGTGTGGCAAAGTTGACAAACATTTACACTGACTTACTTTTTGACAAAACAACTGAATGGATAGTCAGCTGCCAGACATATGAAGGTGGTTTTAGTGGATGTCCAGGAATGGAGGCTCATGGTGGCTATGCCTTTTGCGGCATTTCATCATTAGCATTACTGAATAAGACAAAGTTATGTGACATTGACGCTTTATTAAGATGGTGTGTTAATCGCCAAATGAGGTTGGAAGGAGGTTTTCAAGGCAGAACAAATAAATTAGTAGATGGTTGCTATTCATTTTGGCAAGGTGCTGTATTTCCAATAGTAAGCGCTATATTGTCTCAAggtaaattatttgaaatttattttaatgtttttatttaatgaattgtacaaataaaattcatatttgaACATTTTTAGGCAAACAGGAATTATTAGAAGATGTTTTATTTGACAGGGGTGCCTTACAGGAATACATTATAGTTTGCTGTCAAGCACCTGATGGTGGCCTTATTGATAAGCCTGGAAAGtaagtacttaatataatataaattaatataacatacacaatagctttaagggtaaatgtattcacttttataataaagtcccagccacggttcagacattatctgtaaataaatttaaatgttttattaaaaaatggctctgtcataaatactactactccacagctgaatatctaagtgatcggacagcctgggactagattatgattattttatagcaataacaatgacagtacagtattatatattttattaaaaagagaacaaaaaaagaatgctggagagtttcttgcaccactTCTCttagagcaccatttgtttccgaagtgtgTAGAAGTgagttcaaaaataattttaaaggaatcatattttgagaaaataaattgcttatgcgttgatattttaatattctacTATCAATCTGATTACAAACATCAAAACTGAAGTTATGAACATTTATTCTGATTAATGAACTCTAAATTGTTTCAGATTTCGTGACATTTATCACACCTGTTATACACTCAGTGGACTATCTGTTGCACAGCACGGTACAGGAATGGGTGATGTGTTTGTCATTGGAACTCAAAGTAACCAAATAAACAAAGTCCATCCTCTTCACAATATTGCACCACATATGGCTTACAATGCAATTGAATATTTCCTTAGACAACCCATAccaaatatagatataaattaaaaatgaataatttgtaatttcaaTCATTAGAAATTGTAAGGGATTTTCAATATGACTCAAGataattagtaatttattattagagAACATTAACcagtacaattaatattatacaattaaattattcataatctGAATCATTGGTAGATTtgcatttataaatttatccACATTGTGCTTATAGGTATTGctgttggttttttttttgtggcaCTCATTACTATTGTAGGTTTTGTacatgatttaaattaaaatgataaatttttataatagatatgttatttccatatttcattttgttcctatttaaacattaatatagatttttcattatacaatataattgtttattttataataatcaatatctggacgaccgagccttgctcggatttttaagaatgtacaaaacttgaaaaaaaaatactataggacatctgaattcgaaccagggtcttctgctttccagatcacccaatgtcccatctccCATCCAtcttgtgtatataataaatatatatataaaacacggataaattacattttttaatattgaaacctagctaggtacaattctcgcccccgaaactacctgtatactaaattttattaaaatcgttggagccgtttccgagattcagaatatatatatatatatatatacaagaattgctcatttaaagatataagatttatatcTATTGAAGTATCTATTCTTCTTCTAAAGTCTAAATAGATgaattagatataataataaagcctatattacagttaacaaaacaaaaattttcttacTAGCTAATACATGTaccataaaacattttaattaattaacttatcttacataactatattattaacctAATTATTTGCAGTAACTTTTAAACAGTCTGTGTCCTCTTTCCGTTAACTTTTTGtccttcgacaaaggcctcctccaaggtCTTCCATTATTTCCGGTTTCTTGTTATTCTAGTCTATAGTGGTCCTCCTATCTGTTTCAGTTCATTCTCCCATCGTATGAACTGTCTTCCTCTATTCCTCTTATCTCCTCTGGGGTACCATTTAGTTATTGCTCTAGTCCATTTTGGTGTTTCATCCCTCATAAATCATCATCCTTAAATTTAAGAAAAGCAGATGTGCTAAAGTACTTAAGATTTGGATTGAAATAATccaattgaatatttaaattgccAGGATAACAATTATTGCAACCTTTTAGAACCCTTGTTGTTTAAGCAACCTTACGCGAGATTAATTTACTACACTATGAAAAAGAAAGGTTGAAATCTATAGTGAATACTACCTTAGGTACTTGGATTGGCAACTGTATAGCTATCCACTCGTAATCAACTCGTTACGTCTTCGCCGCGTCAGATACTTTTGCAAGTACCTAAATGACGATCAGCTGGATCGTCGTGGAGGTACTTGCAAAAGGGTCAGAGCTGGTTGgggagttttatttaaaaaaaaaaccttgttGGACCGCGGCGACCGCCCCTCTTGAGTTCCAGCTACGTAATTGATCTCCAGGCTACGTGCATAGTATCCCACCAGCGGGATCCCCCAGAGAACGGTGCTACTAGGGAGGGATGTGCTGCTAGCCTTGAGCAGTGGCCTTCGTGCCAGCTCTGAAGAGGCAAAGAAGAATGAAGCCGTCCGTTGAGCGACCATCGTGCACTTTAAAGTGCCGCCGCTAAAATAGATGCCGACCCTTTTATAGCCGTAGTTGCGTACTTCGTTCGCCGCATAGATATccgcaaccacgaccacgatCGGCCGCAGAGAAGACACAAACCCCCGCAGGGGAAAGATTCCCACCGCTGGGAGTCGATGAGATGCCCTCGGCCCTCGAATACCCGACCTTTTGGCAAGGGGGTCCGCATTCTACCAGCGGACGATTTTGAGTTTCGAGATGTACAGACGTACCTCTGACGAcgtagctgatgcccgcgacgtCATCCGCGTGAGCGCTGTTAAGTAGCAAAACTACTATGCCTGCATATCTGGCATGACAACGTGTAGCCTTTACGTCCTCCCGACCTCTTTTATGTATTATacctaaaatatttgaattaaatttattcagcaGGCTTTGCGTTTTTCCCGGGCATAGAAacagttaaaaatttaaaaagtacttttttggaTTCGGTATTGTTTATACAACACACAgcaagtactttttaaaataatattcaatatacagTTTTTACTTAGTTACGACtttgtgcgaagggaacgatggcttgtccatgcgtcaactcgtgaacaggtgctgcttgtggtgccaggtcgaccttttatagttaataaatcattgtatttgttgaatgcaattactaattatgacagtagtcgtgaccatcatgttcacgaagcatccttacacaaacaaggatttcaagctctaaaggttgatgccattaaaagataatttatatttatacaatttatcttttattactttttatgaaataatttatattaagaatttaaacacaattcatatattggatgtagcACCTTGCAAactaaattgttatatttacagccattgtaaatacTCTATtagattgaaaagagtggccgttcaggttcttgtatgttcttcttatgagctctactttttccgaata is a window of Leptidea sinapis chromosome 26, ilLepSina1.1, whole genome shotgun sequence DNA encoding:
- the LOC126972420 gene encoding protein farnesyltransferase subunit beta, which translates into the protein MENPIRSYSVIQKAMFDDEGVATNSSSEQAEVETIIKKIYRHFDCLVYQDPNLPKLNKKVHSKILKSWLKQLPVNYSCLDASRPWLVYWILHALWLLNDMPDSEILSSIVNFLAHCQNKDGGYGGGPTQYSHLGTTYAAVNALCIIGTKEAYDSINRSTLQKFLLSVKESDGSFSLHKGGEQDIRGAYCAISVAKLTNIYTDLLFDKTTEWIVSCQTYEGGFSGCPGMEAHGGYAFCGISSLALLNKTKLCDIDALLRWCVNRQMRLEGGFQGRTNKLVDGCYSFWQGAVFPIVSAILSQGKQELLEDVLFDRGALQEYIIVCCQAPDGGLIDKPGKFRDIYHTCYTLSGLSVAQHGTGMGDVFVIGTQSNQINKVHPLHNIAPHMAYNAIEYFLRQPIPNIDIN